In Colwellia sp. PAMC 20917, a single genomic region encodes these proteins:
- a CDS encoding tetratricopeptide repeat protein, producing the protein MKTTLLKWVLSTSLILSTQVQADQQTITAIENASMELNLTQLISIKENSQGYDQALANYRLGLNYSFVQQQDKATNALTLATEQLIKLVKIDKQDNESWALLAQVYGLRIAFQPMSGSELGPKAQTALTTAEKISPNNPRVLLIKGVSKYNTPAMFGGSKHQALIDLSHAIKEFNNDRYSEYHWGFAEAYTWRGLTQLELGNKGEALADWAKAVEISPNYGWAKNLLQKNS; encoded by the coding sequence ATGAAAACAACATTACTTAAATGGGTATTGAGTACTTCATTAATACTCAGTACTCAAGTGCAAGCAGATCAGCAAACCATTACCGCTATTGAAAATGCCTCAATGGAATTAAACTTAACCCAATTAATCTCTATTAAAGAAAATAGCCAGGGTTATGACCAAGCGCTAGCAAATTATCGTTTAGGATTAAATTACAGCTTTGTTCAACAGCAAGACAAGGCTACTAACGCGTTAACGCTAGCCACTGAGCAATTAATTAAACTGGTAAAAATTGACAAACAAGACAATGAAAGCTGGGCTTTATTAGCACAGGTTTACGGCTTGCGTATTGCTTTTCAACCAATGAGCGGTAGTGAATTAGGTCCAAAAGCACAAACAGCATTAACGACAGCAGAGAAAATTTCACCTAATAATCCACGCGTATTACTTATTAAAGGTGTCAGTAAATATAATACACCAGCAATGTTTGGTGGTAGTAAGCATCAAGCATTAATTGACTTATCACATGCGATTAAAGAATTTAATAATGACCGATATTCTGAGTATCACTGGGGATTTGCAGAAGCTTACACATGGCGCGGGTTAACACAATTGGAGTTAGGTAATAAGGGCGAAGCTCTGGCTGATTGGGCTAAAGCCGTAGAAATATCACCAAATTATGGTTGGGCTAAAAATTTACTGCAAAAAAACAGCTGA
- a CDS encoding DUF3010 family protein encodes MRICGVELKGNDAIICIMSRENGLYDIPQTRVQKISLVDAGDSEAVQHFQFTFAKLMEDYHVDKVVIRGRALKGKFSGGPIGFKLEACIQLIKELQVEIIAGSFVKKTLVRSQIDIDFRDTGLKQYQEPAFDTVFAFFESDPYMK; translated from the coding sequence ATGAGAATATGTGGTGTTGAATTAAAAGGTAATGATGCAATTATTTGTATTATGTCACGTGAAAACGGTTTGTATGATATTCCGCAAACACGCGTGCAAAAAATATCTTTAGTAGATGCAGGTGATTCCGAAGCAGTACAACACTTCCAATTTACCTTTGCTAAATTGATGGAAGACTATCACGTTGATAAAGTTGTTATCCGTGGTCGTGCTTTAAAAGGTAAATTTTCTGGTGGACCGATCGGCTTTAAATTAGAAGCGTGTATTCAACTTATAAAAGAACTACAAGTAGAAATTATTGCGGGTAGTTTTGTTAAGAAAACCCTGGTAAGAAGTCAAATAGATATTGATTTTCGTGATACCGGCTTGAAGCAATATCAAGAGCCTGCCTTTGATACCGTTTTTGCTTTTTTTGAAAGTGACCCTTACATGAAGTAA
- a CDS encoding hybrid sensor histidine kinase/response regulator → MKLKSAVLLILKGFVKMSIIFNNRKIKPSLFLFLLILFPSCVSFAAVQSTRFERLSIEDGLPQSDVNQILQDRQGFIWAGTSNGLARYDGYTFKVFKHSGKNQNSLTGNVIRTIFEDKSANLWIGTEFGLNHFNPRTEQFSHFRHNAKKPNSLSHDVVNAITQDRLGNIWIGTRGGLNRFDPKTGRFTHYKYNINNPKSLSHNNVWAILEDNNGEIWVGTHAGLSRFNAKTEQFTHYFHNANDPNSITQGPVWSIITDRQNNLWMITENGLNRFSLETEQFTHYRHEANNANSLSDGIVFTLAADKNGNLWIGTSLGLNRLNLETEAFTYYRHEEANINSLGSGGVMAILEDREGNIWSGTNKAGLSRFNPKIEQFGHYRRDTLTPVSLSSNWVAAIVEDPQGNLWVGVDSEGINRFNKKTQQFEHYSINKTNPENISNNGVNAITKDHQGNIWFSTRSGLNKFTLKTEIFSNYWHNLDDSDSLGSRGIQAITEDSQNNLWIGTTNGLDYFLPKTAKFRTYQHSEVKLNSLSHNHVLAITEDNQKNLWVATAEGLNYFNPKTEVFTHYRHDMTQSSSLSHNYISSIALDDEGNLWVGTMNGLNLMDMKSGAFVRFTEEDGLPDSTIYAIEIDEQGYLWISTNQGLSQFNPKSKTFKNYDVADGLQSNEFNAGASYKSDSGELFFGGINGFNRFFPNTLIQDNNKPVVVFTEMLLLNQSVAIDANKAHDKNKAKPEDDTFFLEKGIHATSAITLSHKENLVAFEFSALHFSAPKKNQYAYKLEGFDDHWIMTDYKNRRATYTNLSGGEYLLRVKASNPDGIWNEEGVSLKITVLPPFWNSWWAYTLYFISSLLILVFFIRAHQKKAIFERDLIKQLEHQVSTQTASIKQESKKVIKANEVKSQFLANMSHEIRTPLTSIIGQTEAILHGDIDNSTDSIKVIYNNSLHLLSLLNDTLDLSKIEANKFELEITALDLIQILVDIKNIFSEQAKSKGLNFTIHHTLPSPFMINIDGFRLKQILINLCSNAIKFTEKGDVAIEIYAQHYNHINELTFKIRDTGIGISDEQLRRVFDAFTQADTSISRRFGGSGLGLNLSEKLADFMGGIIDVESEIGQGSIFTLILPFTPTSSTEIVKEFEVTKKTFSGAILLAEDHDDNRHLMSRLLTGLGFEVYTATNGYEVIASYFKNKPDLILLDIQMPKMDGIEAIKILRARSCEVPIIALTANTLAKDLEQYLALGFNGFQAKPFERQNFINTIAKYFEQPINTNHEDNSSLTNSNIDISDLVAKFEVGLIAEHKNFILLNQTNDNDALAKQAHKLAGAAQMFGYNNITRVAMSLESNIKKKNSAAIKSSTHELIAALLTVINKSD, encoded by the coding sequence ATGAAGTTAAAATCTGCTGTATTACTCATATTGAAAGGTTTTGTAAAAATGAGTATTATTTTCAATAACCGTAAAATAAAGCCTTCGCTGTTTTTATTTTTGCTGATACTTTTTCCTTCCTGCGTTTCATTCGCTGCAGTGCAATCAACTCGGTTTGAGCGTCTATCTATTGAAGATGGCCTACCACAAAGTGATGTAAATCAAATACTACAAGACAGACAAGGCTTCATATGGGCAGGGACTTCCAACGGGTTAGCACGTTATGACGGCTATACGTTTAAAGTATTTAAGCATAGTGGTAAAAATCAGAACTCACTAACAGGCAATGTGATTCGAACTATATTTGAAGATAAAAGTGCTAACCTCTGGATAGGTACAGAATTTGGACTTAACCACTTTAATCCGAGAACTGAACAGTTTAGCCACTTTCGTCACAATGCTAAGAAGCCAAATAGCTTAAGCCATGATGTTGTCAATGCAATAACTCAAGACCGCTTAGGCAATATCTGGATAGGTACTCGGGGCGGACTTAATCGTTTTGATCCAAAAACAGGGCGGTTTACTCATTATAAATATAATATAAATAATCCAAAGAGTTTAAGCCATAATAATGTCTGGGCAATATTAGAGGATAATAACGGCGAAATTTGGGTTGGCACTCATGCTGGTCTTAGTCGCTTTAATGCAAAAACCGAGCAATTTACTCATTACTTTCACAATGCTAACGACCCCAATAGCATAACTCAAGGACCAGTTTGGTCAATAATTACCGATAGACAAAATAATCTTTGGATGATTACTGAAAACGGCTTAAATCGATTTAGTCTGGAAACTGAGCAATTTACTCATTACCGCCATGAGGCTAATAATGCTAATAGTTTAAGCGATGGAATAGTTTTCACGTTAGCGGCTGATAAAAACGGCAACCTTTGGATTGGGACAAGTTTAGGATTGAATAGACTAAACCTTGAAACTGAGGCTTTCACCTATTACCGTCATGAAGAGGCTAATATAAATAGCTTAGGCTCTGGTGGTGTTATGGCTATTTTAGAGGACAGAGAAGGTAATATTTGGTCAGGGACTAACAAAGCGGGTCTTAGCCGCTTCAATCCAAAAATAGAACAGTTTGGACATTACCGTCGAGATACCCTTACCCCCGTGAGCTTAAGTAGTAATTGGGTTGCTGCGATCGTTGAAGACCCGCAAGGCAACCTTTGGGTGGGGGTTGATTCAGAAGGTATTAATCGCTTTAATAAAAAAACTCAGCAGTTTGAGCATTATAGTATAAATAAAACTAACCCAGAAAATATAAGTAATAACGGGGTTAACGCAATAACTAAAGATCACCAAGGCAATATTTGGTTTAGCACTAGGAGTGGATTAAATAAATTCACCCTCAAAACGGAAATATTCAGTAATTATTGGCATAACTTGGATGATTCAGACAGTTTAGGTAGCAGAGGTATCCAAGCGATAACTGAAGACAGCCAAAATAACCTTTGGATAGGTACTACTAATGGTCTAGATTATTTTCTCCCTAAAACTGCAAAATTCAGGACCTATCAGCATAGTGAAGTGAAGTTAAACAGTTTGAGCCATAACCATGTTTTAGCAATAACTGAAGATAACCAAAAAAATCTTTGGGTGGCTACTGCTGAGGGCCTTAATTATTTCAATCCGAAGACTGAAGTATTTACTCATTATCGTCATGATATGACTCAATCAAGCAGTTTAAGTCATAATTATATTAGCTCAATAGCTTTAGATGACGAGGGTAACCTTTGGGTAGGCACCATGAATGGTTTAAACCTTATGGATATGAAGTCGGGGGCGTTTGTACGTTTTACCGAAGAGGATGGATTACCTGATAGCACCATTTATGCAATAGAGATTGATGAGCAAGGGTATTTATGGATAAGTACCAATCAAGGCTTATCTCAATTTAACCCCAAGTCTAAAACGTTTAAAAATTATGATGTTGCCGATGGCTTACAAAGTAATGAATTTAATGCTGGCGCTTCTTATAAAAGTGACAGTGGCGAATTGTTTTTTGGCGGCATTAATGGTTTTAATCGATTTTTTCCTAATACGCTAATTCAGGATAACAATAAACCTGTGGTCGTTTTCACCGAAATGCTGTTGTTGAATCAATCAGTCGCTATCGATGCCAATAAAGCACACGATAAAAATAAGGCAAAACCTGAAGATGATACATTTTTTTTGGAGAAAGGGATCCATGCAACATCAGCAATCACTTTAAGCCACAAAGAAAATTTAGTGGCGTTTGAGTTTAGTGCTTTACATTTTTCTGCCCCGAAAAAAAATCAATATGCATATAAGCTTGAAGGTTTTGATGACCATTGGATAATGACCGATTATAAAAATCGCCGAGCAACGTACACAAATCTATCTGGTGGTGAATACTTACTAAGAGTAAAAGCAAGCAACCCTGATGGTATTTGGAATGAAGAAGGTGTTTCACTTAAAATAACCGTGCTACCACCGTTCTGGAACTCTTGGTGGGCATATACCTTATATTTCATCTCATCTTTGCTCATATTAGTCTTTTTTATTAGGGCTCATCAAAAAAAAGCAATTTTTGAACGTGACCTTATTAAGCAATTAGAGCATCAAGTTTCCACACAAACGGCTTCAATCAAACAAGAATCGAAAAAGGTTATTAAAGCGAATGAAGTTAAATCTCAATTCTTAGCGAATATGAGCCATGAGATAAGAACACCTTTAACCTCTATTATTGGCCAAACTGAAGCGATATTACATGGTGATATTGATAACAGTACTGATAGCATAAAAGTCATATATAATAATAGCTTGCATTTGTTGAGCTTATTGAATGATACCCTAGATTTAAGCAAAATAGAGGCAAATAAATTTGAATTAGAAATAACGGCCTTAGATCTCATACAAATACTTGTCGACATTAAAAATATTTTCTCAGAACAAGCTAAATCTAAGGGCTTAAATTTCACCATACACCATACTTTGCCCTCCCCTTTTATGATCAATATTGATGGCTTTCGTTTAAAGCAAATTCTTATTAACCTTTGTTCAAATGCCATTAAGTTCACTGAAAAAGGGGATGTTGCTATTGAAATATACGCGCAGCATTATAATCATATCAACGAATTAACCTTCAAAATACGTGATACAGGCATAGGTATCAGTGATGAACAATTAAGAAGAGTGTTTGACGCCTTTACACAAGCAGATACCAGCATTAGTCGGCGCTTTGGTGGCTCAGGTTTAGGGTTAAATTTATCTGAAAAATTAGCTGACTTCATGGGGGGAATAATCGATGTTGAAAGTGAGATAGGTCAAGGCAGTATTTTTACCTTGATATTACCCTTTACTCCCACCAGTTCAACTGAGATTGTAAAAGAATTCGAAGTAACAAAGAAGACCTTCAGTGGCGCTATTTTATTGGCTGAAGACCATGATGATAATAGGCATTTAATGAGCAGGCTACTGACCGGACTAGGTTTTGAGGTTTATACTGCGACAAACGGCTACGAAGTAATAGCGTCTTACTTTAAAAATAAACCTGATTTAATCTTACTTGATATTCAGATGCCAAAAATGGATGGTATAGAAGCGATAAAAATTCTAAGAGCTAGATCTTGTGAAGTACCGATTATTGCATTAACGGCAAATACCTTAGCCAAAGATCTAGAACAATATTTAGCGCTAGGATTTAATGGATTTCAAGCTAAGCCTTTTGAGCGACAAAACTTTATCAATACCATCGCTAAGTATTTTGAACAGCCGATCAATACCAACCACGAAGACAATAGCTCGCTAACTAATAGCAACATTGATATATCTGATTTGGTTGCTAAATTTGAAGTGGGTTTAATTGCAGAACATAAAAACTTCATATTGTTGAACCAAACGAATGATAATGATGCACTTGCTAAACAAGCACATAAACTAGCTGGAGCCGCACAAATGTTTGGTTATAACAACATAACACGAGTCGCAATGAGCTTAGAGTCCAATATTAAGAAAAAAAATTCTGCCGCTATTAAATCTAGCACCCATGAGCTTATTGCGGCGTTATTAACGGTTATTAACAAAAGTGACTGA
- a CDS encoding M3 family metallopeptidase: protein MKKRLLAPLAIAITLASCQLYDDNKNQIKESQQIIKKAEHINPLFSAFTTPHGIPPFDQIRKSDYLPAFEQAISENKIEISTIANATNTATFANTIEAMEKSGDFLNRVSNVFYGLTGSMSDEEMRNIAKAVSPQLSALNDDINLNAKLFARVKTVYDKKDQLNLQVNELTLLEKTYKGFVRGGANLSDADKVKLRQFNTQLSELSLKFGENLLHETNSFEMVIDNKADLNGLPDDIIAAAAVTASDRGHEGKWVFTTHRPSKNPFLTYATNRKLRETLYKGYTMRGNNDDEFDNKSIAAETASLRYQKAQLLGYKTHAHFVLENATAKTPENVFGLLNQVWPAALARAKEESADMQKLANSQGTKIEIEAWDWWYYAEKIRKARYDIDAAETKPYFSLEGTLQGIFFTAEKLWGVTFKERNDLPKYHEDVRTFEVFDKDGSYVGIYMTDHYVRESKRGGAWMSNFRKQHRMYGEEVTPIIYNVLNYPRPVGDTPTLLTFDQASTLFHEFGHAIQGLLSNGYYRSQTGTALPRDYVEYPSQVMENWMTEPEVLANFAKHYKTGEVIPMALVDKIQASGKFNQGFGTTEYLGAALLDMSWHSLETAELQDAAVFEKKVLSEIGLIKEISPRYRTGYFSHIFSGGYSSGYYGYIWSNIYDADTWLAFKENGIFDEKTADLYRKHILEPGGSEDPTIMYRRFRGQDPKVQPLLDRRGLTTTK from the coding sequence ATGAAAAAGCGCTTACTCGCCCCACTTGCTATTGCTATCACATTAGCCAGTTGTCAGTTGTACGACGATAACAAGAATCAAATCAAAGAAAGTCAGCAAATAATTAAAAAAGCTGAACATATAAATCCATTGTTCAGTGCATTTACTACGCCACACGGCATTCCCCCTTTTGATCAAATTAGAAAAAGTGATTACTTACCCGCATTTGAGCAAGCTATTAGTGAAAATAAAATAGAAATTTCCACTATCGCCAATGCTACTAACACAGCAACATTTGCAAATACCATTGAAGCGATGGAAAAGTCAGGTGATTTTCTTAACCGCGTCAGTAATGTATTTTACGGTTTAACCGGTTCAATGTCTGACGAAGAAATGCGCAATATTGCCAAAGCAGTATCACCACAATTATCAGCGCTAAATGACGACATTAATCTTAATGCAAAATTATTTGCTCGGGTAAAAACGGTTTATGACAAAAAAGATCAACTGAATTTACAAGTAAACGAATTAACCTTACTTGAAAAAACCTACAAAGGTTTTGTCCGTGGTGGTGCTAATTTATCAGATGCTGACAAAGTAAAATTACGCCAATTTAATACCCAATTGAGTGAATTAAGCTTAAAATTTGGCGAAAATTTATTACACGAAACGAACAGCTTTGAAATGGTTATTGATAACAAGGCTGATTTAAACGGTTTACCTGACGATATTATTGCCGCCGCAGCTGTTACGGCAAGCGACAGAGGCCATGAGGGTAAATGGGTATTCACCACTCATCGTCCTAGCAAAAATCCCTTTTTAACCTATGCAACTAACCGTAAATTACGGGAAACCTTATATAAAGGTTACACCATGCGCGGTAACAATGACGATGAGTTTGATAACAAGAGTATTGCTGCAGAAACAGCCAGCTTACGTTACCAAAAAGCACAGTTATTAGGTTATAAAACTCACGCACATTTTGTCCTTGAAAATGCGACGGCTAAAACACCTGAAAACGTATTTGGTTTATTAAATCAAGTATGGCCAGCCGCTTTAGCAAGAGCAAAAGAAGAGTCAGCTGATATGCAAAAGCTGGCTAACTCACAAGGCACTAAAATTGAAATAGAAGCCTGGGATTGGTGGTACTACGCTGAGAAAATTCGTAAAGCTCGCTACGATATAGATGCAGCAGAAACTAAACCCTATTTCTCGCTAGAAGGTACTTTACAGGGAATCTTTTTCACCGCAGAGAAATTATGGGGCGTAACCTTCAAAGAACGCAACGACTTACCTAAATACCATGAAGATGTACGTACCTTTGAAGTCTTTGATAAAGACGGCAGCTATGTTGGTATTTATATGACTGACCATTACGTGCGCGAAAGTAAACGTGGTGGTGCTTGGATGAGCAACTTCCGTAAACAACATCGTATGTATGGTGAAGAAGTTACCCCTATTATCTACAACGTATTAAATTATCCACGCCCGGTCGGTGATACGCCAACATTATTAACTTTTGATCAAGCATCGACCTTATTTCATGAATTCGGTCATGCAATTCAGGGCTTGTTGTCTAACGGTTATTACCGCTCACAAACAGGTACTGCTTTACCACGTGACTATGTTGAATATCCTTCACAAGTCATGGAAAATTGGATGACTGAACCAGAAGTATTAGCAAACTTTGCTAAGCACTATAAAACAGGTGAAGTTATTCCAATGGCATTAGTTGATAAAATTCAAGCTTCAGGTAAATTTAATCAAGGTTTTGGTACCACTGAATACCTTGGTGCAGCTTTACTTGACATGAGTTGGCATTCTTTAGAAACAGCAGAGCTGCAAGATGCTGCCGTATTTGAGAAAAAGGTCTTATCAGAAATTGGCTTAATCAAAGAGATATCACCTCGTTATAGAACAGGTTACTTTTCCCATATATTCTCTGGCGGTTATTCATCAGGTTATTACGGCTACATTTGGTCAAATATCTATGATGCAGATACTTGGTTAGCGTTTAAAGAAAATGGCATATTCGATGAGAAAACTGCAGATTTATACCGTAAGCATATCTTAGAGCCCGGTGGTAGTGAAGATCCCACCATAATGTACCGTCGTTTTAGAGGCCAAGACCCTAAAGTTCAACCTTTGCTTGACCGTCGTGGTTTAACGACAACTAAATAA
- a CDS encoding BACON domain-containing protein codes for MKVCFKNLSQMFTIFCMTLLLSACGGSNDKSKNYAINADVSTISFSNEIITEFDDSITVNVTFAGDGLLVGYAPDSQPVGWLAFRTENLTSNSATVHIDLTQADQINIGEYVTKLRFSTGELSDNGATLVHHDINVSLLIWQANIDTELVSFRGTFGDVSIPSQTIAITSESNNWQLSSDIDWITFDISSGSGDATVTVTPNISSFTAAQLASGNIILTETTTGDTKLIPVEVGLDNQYLYANQASLAFTSTANISVLEQIIKVSTNSSAEINWQASSASTWLTLTKLDNDFLKVAVDVNAMPVAAISQTEITLNAIENEVVIGHVLPVSLFQSTEQTETKVITDIAANIDTVIAAPNMPYFYVGSENNLLVYQQYSGELIATIAIAPDNTLLEQFIVHPDGSKLLAKALEVVINEDETTTEVVHRYNINLSDYSFTEIASPTIEFEPSRYVQFSGRYFIVTQTLEYADEELQRLFWDRENIFFTATIDQASETEALYALDFQTATLNRYNAKINDFSQDKIITTLTHEYKPERLAEADSISSFVVNDNETALYLISPTSEHISFDGTAFTDMGLLSQAEGATTLFVEKSNNNFAHYLRFVPASGFVVNVYNQASALTATIETQGQQPTSIDISSDNKRLLVNAVNSTQIEMVTLAQFDVSASQLSFNTTLGNASVASQELTISGVSDSWQATTDVSWLSLTQTTTQESKTLVISIDSNEIIGWGLFTGIITITDPETGINVQVVVELAVDEIRLFSNASALTFTSQADKSTLSHTVDIVTNKSSAVAWQAQSNVNWLTLTADTVNNTLAIDADPSKITTNGLYYGEITLAPVNSSESIKGTIKVSFEKGDFDTTSISEIVISDITPNTSAVVLDPLRPNIYIGQGDVIKVFNIITGAAITTINSPLGGVDLTDLVIHPDGSLLLASNSENYNDENGQPQTRINHYQINLNDFSINLLPDADIDLQFRPKTIAIVAGKAIVISQALEYANLALAVQFWDRDNIFNSSIIYDVPASNHVIAYNANTSALIQYTLAYNAFTAESVQQIASNENINSAYSGVLSNIVTSSRGADLYTASTTSEWTTFDGTNFTDQGVLRASIRTVNVAIDSANNSYFYRFDSSGFFILSKYDENQQALFTVGYTAGSVDSYISPNYQRIIHYNSTENSLVLDYIPD; via the coding sequence ATGAAGGTATGTTTTAAGAACCTCAGTCAAATGTTCACCATTTTTTGTATGACATTATTGCTTTCTGCCTGTGGTGGTTCTAATGATAAATCAAAAAATTACGCCATTAACGCTGATGTTTCAACGATTAGCTTTAGCAATGAGATAATTACTGAGTTTGACGATTCAATAACCGTTAATGTTACTTTTGCTGGCGACGGTTTATTAGTGGGTTATGCCCCTGACTCCCAACCCGTGGGCTGGCTAGCCTTTAGAACTGAAAACCTAACCAGTAATTCTGCCACTGTTCATATTGATTTAACCCAAGCAGACCAAATTAATATAGGTGAATACGTGACAAAGTTGCGTTTTTCAACGGGCGAACTCTCTGATAATGGCGCAACCTTAGTGCATCATGACATCAACGTTTCATTACTTATTTGGCAAGCAAATATAGATACTGAGCTGGTCAGTTTTCGTGGCACCTTTGGTGATGTCAGCATTCCTAGCCAAACAATCGCTATCACCAGTGAGAGTAATAACTGGCAGTTAAGCAGTGATATTGACTGGATAACTTTTGACATATCTTCAGGTTCAGGTGATGCAACGGTCACCGTTACCCCCAATATTAGCAGTTTTACTGCCGCACAGTTAGCAAGCGGAAATATTATACTCACCGAAACAACAACGGGTGATACTAAGCTTATCCCTGTAGAAGTTGGTTTAGATAATCAGTATTTATATGCCAACCAAGCCAGCTTAGCTTTTACGTCAACCGCGAATATTTCAGTGCTTGAGCAAATCATAAAAGTCAGTACCAACAGCAGCGCTGAAATAAATTGGCAAGCAAGTTCTGCCTCAACCTGGTTAACCTTAACAAAACTCGACAATGACTTTCTTAAGGTTGCTGTTGATGTTAATGCCATGCCGGTAGCGGCGATAAGTCAAACTGAAATAACCCTCAATGCCATTGAAAATGAAGTTGTTATTGGGCATGTTCTACCGGTATCATTATTTCAAAGTACTGAGCAAACAGAAACTAAAGTTATCACGGACATAGCCGCAAATATCGATACCGTGATAGCAGCACCTAACATGCCCTACTTTTATGTTGGCTCAGAAAACAACTTACTTGTTTATCAACAATATAGTGGTGAATTAATTGCAACCATCGCTATCGCTCCTGATAACACCCTACTTGAGCAATTTATTGTTCATCCTGACGGTAGTAAATTATTAGCAAAAGCGCTTGAAGTTGTTATCAATGAAGACGAGACCACCACTGAAGTTGTTCATCGTTATAATATCAATTTAAGCGATTATAGTTTTACTGAAATTGCATCACCAACCATAGAGTTTGAACCTAGCCGTTACGTACAATTTTCAGGCCGATACTTTATTGTCACGCAAACACTTGAATATGCAGATGAAGAGTTACAACGCTTATTTTGGGATCGTGAGAATATCTTTTTCACGGCAACCATTGACCAAGCCAGTGAAACAGAAGCTTTATATGCACTAGACTTTCAAACAGCAACCTTAAATCGCTATAACGCAAAAATTAATGACTTTAGTCAAGATAAAATCATTACGACCTTAACCCATGAATATAAACCAGAACGGTTAGCTGAAGCCGATAGTATTTCAAGCTTTGTCGTTAATGATAACGAAACGGCGCTTTATCTTATTAGCCCAACAAGTGAACACATTAGCTTTGATGGCACCGCTTTTACCGATATGGGATTACTCAGCCAAGCAGAGGGTGCAACGACGTTATTTGTTGAAAAGTCGAATAACAATTTTGCCCATTATCTGCGTTTTGTTCCCGCTAGCGGCTTCGTTGTGAATGTTTACAACCAAGCATCAGCACTGACAGCTACCATTGAAACTCAGGGACAACAGCCGACCAGCATTGATATTTCATCTGATAATAAACGCTTGTTAGTGAACGCGGTAAATAGTACTCAAATAGAAATGGTAACTTTAGCGCAGTTTGATGTGTCTGCATCTCAGTTGTCCTTTAATACTACCTTAGGCAATGCCAGCGTTGCTAGCCAGGAATTGACTATTTCAGGCGTGAGTGATTCATGGCAAGCAACAACAGATGTTTCATGGTTATCTTTGACTCAAACAACAACGCAAGAGAGTAAAACGCTTGTTATTTCAATTGACTCAAATGAGATCATCGGTTGGGGTTTATTTACCGGTATCATTACTATTACCGACCCAGAGACGGGTATCAATGTACAAGTAGTGGTTGAGTTAGCGGTTGATGAAATAAGGTTATTCAGTAACGCTTCAGCACTAACCTTTACTTCACAAGCGGACAAGTCAACGCTCAGTCATACGGTAGATATTGTCACCAATAAATCCAGTGCGGTAGCTTGGCAAGCACAAAGTAATGTTAATTGGTTAACGTTAACGGCTGATACCGTTAATAATACCCTAGCGATCGACGCCGATCCAAGTAAAATAACGACTAATGGTTTGTACTATGGCGAAATCACCTTAGCACCGGTCAATAGTTCTGAAAGCATCAAAGGTACAATAAAAGTCAGCTTTGAAAAGGGCGATTTTGACACAACAAGCATCAGTGAAATTGTTATCTCTGATATTACACCTAATACCTCAGCTGTCGTATTAGACCCGCTTCGTCCTAATATTTATATCGGCCAAGGTGATGTGATAAAAGTGTTTAATATTATTACTGGCGCTGCAATAACAACGATTAATTCACCGCTTGGCGGTGTTGATTTAACCGACTTGGTTATTCATCCGGATGGCTCACTCCTGTTAGCTTCAAATAGTGAAAACTACAACGATGAAAATGGGCAGCCACAAACGCGTATTAATCATTATCAAATAAACCTTAACGATTTCAGTATTAATTTACTGCCGGATGCTGACATAGATCTACAATTTAGGCCTAAAACTATCGCGATAGTTGCCGGTAAAGCCATTGTTATCAGTCAAGCGTTAGAATATGCAAACTTAGCCTTAGCGGTGCAGTTTTGGGATAGAGATAATATCTTCAACTCATCCATCATCTATGACGTACCGGCAAGCAATCATGTTATAGCTTATAACGCTAACACTTCAGCATTAATACAATATACCTTAGCGTACAATGCCTTTACTGCTGAAAGTGTTCAACAAATTGCCAGTAATGAAAATATTAACAGCGCTTATAGTGGCGTTTTATCAAATATAGTCACCAGTAGTCGCGGTGCAGATCTTTATACAGCAAGCACCACTTCAGAGTGGACAACTTTTGATGGTACAAATTTTACTGACCAAGGCGTTTTGCGAGCGAGTATACGAACGGTTAACGTAGCCATTGACTCGGCTAATAATAGTTATTTCTATCGTTTCGATAGTAGTGGCTTTTTTATTCTCAGTAAATATGATGAAAACCAACAAGCCTTATTTACCGTCGGATATACTGCCGGTTCTGTTGACAGTTATATCTCGCCCAACTACCAGCGAATAATTCACTACAATTCGACTGAAAATAGCTTAGTACTTGATTATATTCCTGATTAA